The following coding sequences are from one Acomys russatus chromosome 16, mAcoRus1.1, whole genome shotgun sequence window:
- the Cbx2 gene encoding chromobox protein homolog 2 — translation MEELSSVGEQVFAAECILSKRLRKGKLEYLVKWRGWSSKHNSWEPEENILDPRLLLAFQKKEHEKEVQNRKRGKRPRGRPRKHTVVSSCSRRSKLKEPDAPSKSKSSSSSSSSTSSSSSSDEEDDDSDLDTKRGPRGRETHPVPQKKAQILVAKPELKDPIRKKRGRKPLPPEQKAARRPVSLAKVLKTTRKDLGTSASKLPPPLSAPVAGLAALKAHTKEACSGSGTVATPENLASLMKGMAGSPNRSAISWQSSFMHYMNRMSQSQAQSASRLALKAQAANKCSLGLDLKVRTQKGDPGVSPPGSKVPKAPGSGAAELQKGSGSGGPGSQLVPTQELSLQVLDLQSVKNGVPGMGLLARHATATKALPATNPTTGKGHSGGGPTGVNMTGTPTDTNKGEKLASKATALPAPPVKRDSIKCAAASSGQEGHPVPGEGRKAPALSEMSTGEDNSSSDSDPDSSSLPSAGQNLSVSIQTSQDWKPTRSLIEHVFVTDVTANLITVTVKESPTSVGFFNLRHY, via the exons ATGGAGGAGCTGAGCAGCGTGGGCGAGCAGGTCTTCGCCGCCGAGTGCATTCTGAGCAAGCGGCTCCGCAAG GGCAAGCTGGAGTACCTGGTCAAGTGGCGCGGCTGGTCCTCCAA acacaacagctgggagccagaagagaacatcttGGACCCAAGGCTGCTCCTAGCCTTCCAGAAGAA GGAACACGAGAAAGAGGTACAGAACCGGAAGAGAGGCAAGAGGCCCCGAGGCAGGCCAAGGAAACACACTGTCGTGTCCTCCTGCAGCCGGCGCTCAAAGCTCAAG GAACCAGACGCACCCTCCAAGTCTAAATCTAgcagctcttcctcttcctccacatcttcctcctcctcttcagatgaagaagatgatgacagCGACCTGGACACCAAGAGGGGCCCCCGGGGCCGTGAAACCCACCCAGTGCCTCAGAAGAAAGCTCAGATCCTGGTGGCCAAGCCAGAGCTGAAAGATCCCATCCGAAAGAAACGGGGACGCAAGCCCCTGCCGCCAGAACAGAAGGCGGCCCGGAGACCCGTGAGCCTGGCCAAGGTGCTAAAGACGACCAGGAAGGATCTGGGGACCTCAGCCAGCAAGTTGCCCCCTCCACTCAGTGCTCCTGTGGCAGGCCTGGCCGCCCTGAAAGCCCACACCAAAGAGGCCTGCAGTGGCTCTGGCACTGTGGCAACCCCAGAGAACCTGGCTAGTCTCATGAAAGGCATGGCTGGGAGTCCCAACCGTAGTGCCATCAGCTGGCAGAGCTCTTTCATGCACTACATGAATCGCATGAGCCAGAGTCAGGCTCAGAGCGCCAGCCGACTGGCCCTCAAGGCCCAGGCCGCCAACAAGTGCAGCCTGGGGCTGGACCTGAAAGTGAGGACGCAGAAAGGGGATCCGGGGGTGAGCCCTCCAGGAAGCAAGGTCCCGAAGGCCCCCGGCAGCGGTGCTGCAGAGCTGCAGAAAGGGAGCGGTTCAGGGGGCCCAGGTTCCCAGCTGGTACCCACTCAGGAGCTAAGCCTTCAGGTCCTGGACTTACAGAGTGTCAAGAACGGTGTGCCTGGTATGGGCCTGCTAGCTCGCCATGCCACAGCCACCAAGGCCCTTCCTGCTACGAACCCCACCACTGGGAAAGGTCACAGTGGGGGTGGCCCCACAGGAGTAAACATGACCGGCACCCCCACAGATACCAACAAAGGCGAAAAACTGGCCTCCAAGGCGACAGCTCTGCCTGCACCTCCTGTCAAGAGGGACAGCATTAAGTGCGCTGCTGCCTCCAGCGGGCAGGAGGGCCACCCAGTCCCAGGAGAAGGCCGCAAGGCACCCGCGCTGTCCGAGATGAGCACAGGCGAGGACAATAGCAGTTCTGACTCGGACCCTGACTCCTCCTCGCTCCCCAGCGCCGGGCAGAACCTGTCTGTATCTatccagaccagccaggactggAAACCTACCCGCAGCCTCATCGAGCACGTCTTCGTCACAGATGTCACGGCCAACCTCATCACTGTCACGGTGAAGGAGTCTCCCACCAGCGTGGGGTTCTTCAACCTGCGGCATTACTGA